CGACTTCCAAGGCAATATCGCGTTCCCGATCCCACGCAATGGCGCGGAAGTCGTCTGGAACCACCTGACCCGTTACCGCGGAGGAAGCAAGCTGAGCACAACGGACAGCGTTGCGCCCCAGCCCAATGGCGACTATGTAATTACCACCATAGAAGCGCGCTCTACTCCGGTGACGGAGACCACCGACTTCAAACCTGAGGATGCGGCAGAAGTATTGTTTTACTACAGCCACAAGATCACCGCACCGGCTCGTCAGGCAGGCTCGGTTCTTCTAGTCCACGAAACGATTGATCAGGTAGCAAGTCCGCGCCGCACCTGGCTTTACACTGCTGGTCAACGCCGCGTGCGCCGAGCACCAAGCATTGCCTACGATGCAGCCGGTCCAGCCACTGCCGGCCTGCGCACTGCCGACGGACTAGACATGTACAACGGCGCACCGGATCGCTATGAATGGAAGCTGATCGGCAAAAAAGAGCTGTTGATCCCCTACAACAGCTACCGTCTGGCTTCGCCCGAGGTCAGTTACCAAGAGCTGGTTCAGCCAGGCCATCTGGCAGCAGACCATACCCGCTATGAGCGTCACCGGGTCTGGGAAGTGGTTGCCACGCTGAAGGACGGCCAACGTCATATTTATTCACAGCGCCGTTTCTATATTGATGAAGATAGCTGGGCCATCATCGAAGCTGATCACTACGACACCCGTGGCGAACTCTGGCGGATCGCTGAGAGCCACACCTATTATCAATATGCGCAGCAAGCGCTGCTGAGCGCCGCCGACGTAATCCACGACCTGCAGAACGGCCGTTACCTGGCGGTAAACCTGACCAACGAGCAGCGTGAAGCCTACCGCTTCGACTACCGCGCCAGCACCTCTGATTACTCTCCAGGGGCATTGCGCAGCAGGGGTGTGCGCTGAGCAGTAGGTTCCTGCCCGGCGCGAGCACTATCCGCTGTCGCCGTCGCACATTGCAGTCCTCGTCAACGCACCTGGCCAGATGCTTCGCAAACCCCGGGGGATCAAAGGTTTGCGATTGGCGCATTACGGCGATCCTTTGCCCCCGTCAGTTTTCAATAACAGGAAAACAACAATGACTCCAAGCCGCCATCCAAAATTGTCAGGCCCGC
This genomic stretch from Halopseudomonas pelagia harbors:
- a CDS encoding DUF1329 domain-containing protein, which gives rise to MNQYTRFFSLSLLSVAMLAPATQAAVSAEEAANLGQDLTPIGAERAGNADGSIPVWAGGLPKDVGTMLANGTPSDVFADEQPLFTVDASNYERYRELLTDGQVALLNRYPDSYRLPVYPTHRSVGIPDKVAAEAARNATHTNLVNDGNGLADFQGNIAFPIPRNGAEVVWNHLTRYRGGSKLSTTDSVAPQPNGDYVITTIEARSTPVTETTDFKPEDAAEVLFYYSHKITAPARQAGSVLLVHETIDQVASPRRTWLYTAGQRRVRRAPSIAYDAAGPATAGLRTADGLDMYNGAPDRYEWKLIGKKELLIPYNSYRLASPEVSYQELVQPGHLAADHTRYERHRVWEVVATLKDGQRHIYSQRRFYIDEDSWAIIEADHYDTRGELWRIAESHTYYQYAQQALLSAADVIHDLQNGRYLAVNLTNEQREAYRFDYRASTSDYSPGALRSRGVR